The Microterricola viridarii genome segment GCCGGCATCCGCCCCCTGACGCACCACCACGATCGACTGCCCCCACTCCGGGTCTGGCACGGCGACGGCGACGGAACCCTCGAAGCCGGGCCGCGCGTGCAGCACGCGCTCGACGGCCTCAAGCGAGACCTTCTCTCCCCCGCTGATGATCACGTTGTCGGAACGGCCGAGCACCCGCAGTCGCCCGTCGACCAGCTCACCGAGGTCGCCCGTGCGGTAGCGGTGCTCGCCGCCATGGTCGGCGAAGGCGGCTGCCGTGCGCTCAATGTCGACGGTGCCGTCGGCGGCCAGGTAACCCTCGGCGAGCATCGGGCCGCTGAGCTCGATCAGGCCACCCTCAACATGCACCTCTGTACCGTGCAGCGGGACGCCGTCGTAGACGCAGCCGCCTGCCGTCTCGGAGGATCCGTAGGTGCGGGTGACGCGAAGGCCCAGCTCGGCGGCGCGGGCGATGAGCGCCGGCGGGGTCGCCTGGCCGCCGACCAGGATGCGGTCGAAGCGCTGCGCGGCGGCGAGCACGGCGGGGTCGGACTCGGCCGCCTCGACCACGCGGGCCAGCTGGAGCGGCACCAGCGAGACGAAGCGCAGCGGCGCGTCCATCCGGGCGGCATACGCGGCGAAGACGCGCGGGTCGAAGTGCCCGGCCGGCAGGATCACCGGGTCGGTGCCGGCGACGAGGGAGCGCACCAGTACCTGCGCGCCGGCGATGTAGTGGGTGGGCAGGGCGAGCAGCCACTGGCCGGGGCCGCCGAGCGCGCCGGCGGATGCCGCGGCCGAGGCCAGCAGTGCGTCGGTGCTGAGGGCGACCCGCTTCGGCGTGCCGGTCGATCCGGAGGTCTCGATCACCAGGGCGACCCGGCGCGGCACAAGGGTTTCGACAGGCTCAACCAGCGCGACGCGCAGCGTCGCGGAAGGCGGCAGCCCAGTCCAAGGAATCCCCTGGACAGTTACCGGTGCTTGCCGGGTTTCGACAGGCTCAACCAGCGGAGCTGTTTCGACAGGCTCAACCAACGGGGCTGTTTCGACAGGCTCACCCAGCGGGGAGCGCCGAGTGAGCCCCTCCCGTTGATTGAGCTTGGCCTGTCCTGAGCTTGTCGAAAGGTCGAAATCCGCCGCGGGCAGCACGGCGGGCCCGTCGCCAGAGAGCGCGGCGCGAAGCGCAGGCAGAACGGCGCCCGGCGCCGCGCCGTCCATCACCCGCAGTGGCCTCGTCATTGCGGGGCCTAGAACTGCCAGGGGTAGGGCGACCAGTCCGGCTCGCGCTTCTCCAGGAAGGAGTCGCGGCCTTCGACGGCCTCGTCAGTACCGTAGGCCAGCCGGGTCGCCTCACCGGCGAACACCTGCTGGCCGACCAGGCCGTCGTCGACGGCGTTGAACGCGAACTTCAGCATCCGGATCGCGGTCGGCGACTTGGTGAGGATCTCCTGAGCCCACTCCAGCGCCACGACCTCCAGCTCGGCGTGCGGCACGACGGCGTTGACGGCGCCCATCTCGTAGGCTCGCTGCGCCGAGTACTCGCGGGCCAGGAAGAAGACCTCACGGGCGTTCTTCTGGCCGATCTGCCTGGCGAAGTAGGCGCTGCCGTAGCCGGCGTCGAAGCTGCCGACGTCGGCATCCGTCTGCTTGAACTTGCCGTGCTCCGCGCTGGCGATGGTGAGGTCGCAGACAACGTGCAGCGAGTGCCCGCCGCCGGCCGCCCAACCGGGAACCACGGCGATGACGACTTTGGGCATGAACCGGATCAGGCGCTGCACCTCGAGGATGTGCAGCCGGCCGGAGCGGGCTGCGTCGATGCCGGATGCCGTCTCGCCC includes the following:
- a CDS encoding AMP-binding protein encodes the protein MPRRVALVIETSGSTGTPKRVALSTDALLASAAASAGALGGPGQWLLALPTHYIAGAQVLVRSLVAGTDPVILPAGHFDPRVFAAYAARMDAPLRFVSLVPLQLARVVEAAESDPAVLAAAQRFDRILVGGQATPPALIARAAELGLRVTRTYGSSETAGGCVYDGVPLHGTEVHVEGGLIELSGPMLAEGYLAADGTVDIERTAAAFADHGGEHRYRTGDLGELVDGRLRVLGRSDNVIISGGEKVSLEAVERVLHARPGFEGSVAVAVPDPEWGQSIVVVRQGADAGDADLTGLRAAVASTLGPAARPRELLAVTELPHLPSGKLDRGALARLVAETRAATRD
- a CDS encoding 1,4-dihydroxy-2-naphthoyl-CoA synthase → MTAQVSEIFDASQWNEVPGFEALSDITYHQSLDGRVARVAFNRPEVRNAFRPRSVDELYAALEDARVNPRIGVVLLTGNGPSPKDGGWAFCSGGDQRIRGRDGYKYAEGETASGIDAARSGRLHILEVQRLIRFMPKVVIAVVPGWAAGGGHSLHVVCDLTIASAEHGKFKQTDADVGSFDAGYGSAYFARQIGQKNAREVFFLAREYSAQRAYEMGAVNAVVPHAELEVVALEWAQEILTKSPTAIRMLKFAFNAVDDGLVGQQVFAGEATRLAYGTDEAVEGRDSFLEKREPDWSPYPWQF